One genomic region from Patescibacteria group bacterium encodes:
- the dnaX gene encoding DNA polymerase III subunit gamma/tau, with product MATLYRKYRPQNFAEVVGQNHIKITLENEIQSGRIAHAYLFCGPRAVGKTTLARVIAKAVNCQKRKEGESEPCNKCEICQEITAGRGLDIIEIDAASHTGVDNVRENVITSARTAPSRCKYKIFIIDEVHMLSISAFNALLKIMEEPPPNVIFILCTTEVHKVPTTIISRCQRFDFRRISVVDVVKKLNYIVNKEGIKIDKKILEAIARKSEGYMRDAESLLGQIVSIGGREITQEEADLVIPRSDLDEIINLIAYLAKKDAAGAVRLINKLVDEGVNLAAFVSDLIEVLRKIMLGKISAGNLALEFGENLEIKINEISRELNLEQLILFMEKFIKVKNELKDSFIIQLPMELAVTELCMAKEAVPAKIISPAPKNFPKANPGPASHNQGVSSAGMNLEEIKNRWHEVLARVSKYNHSLSFILRVCQPKGITGSQLCLAFKYKFHKDRISNPQIKGLVENILTEVYGLSLSIEAIIDEALEINSGGGGGTNGEQGIEAENGELKAKNNEGEDRPANGNMLNDLLENFGGKIVK from the coding sequence ATGGCGACATTATACAGAAAGTACCGCCCGCAAAATTTTGCCGAAGTGGTTGGGCAGAACCATATAAAAATTACTTTGGAGAATGAAATTCAAAGCGGTCGGATTGCGCACGCTTATCTTTTTTGCGGTCCCAGGGCGGTTGGAAAAACAACTTTGGCTCGGGTGATCGCCAAGGCGGTTAATTGCCAAAAAAGAAAAGAGGGCGAAAGCGAGCCCTGCAATAAGTGCGAAATTTGCCAAGAAATCACGGCTGGACGCGGCTTGGATATTATTGAAATAGACGCGGCTTCCCATACGGGCGTGGATAATGTCCGGGAAAACGTCATTACTTCGGCCCGGACCGCGCCGTCCCGCTGCAAATACAAAATCTTTATAATTGATGAAGTCCACATGCTTTCCATTTCCGCTTTTAACGCTTTGCTGAAAATTATGGAAGAGCCGCCGCCTAATGTTATTTTTATTCTCTGCACCACCGAAGTCCATAAAGTTCCGACTACTATTATTTCCCGTTGCCAAAGATTTGATTTTAGGCGCATCAGCGTGGTTGATGTCGTGAAGAAATTAAATTATATTGTCAATAAAGAAGGGATAAAAATAGATAAAAAGATTCTGGAAGCCATCGCTAGAAAATCAGAAGGATATATGCGCGACGCGGAAAGTCTCCTGGGCCAGATTGTTTCTATTGGCGGACGGGAAATCACGCAGGAAGAGGCGGATTTAGTCATCCCCAGAAGCGATTTGGACGAAATCATAAATTTAATCGCTTATTTGGCGAAAAAAGACGCGGCTGGAGCCGTCAGGCTAATAAATAAATTAGTTGACGAGGGGGTTAATTTGGCCGCTTTTGTTTCCGACCTGATTGAAGTTTTGAGGAAAATAATGCTTGGAAAAATCAGCGCTGGAAATTTAGCCCTGGAATTTGGAGAAAATTTAGAAATAAAAATTAATGAAATTTCGCGCGAACTTAATTTGGAGCAGCTTATCCTCTTTATGGAAAAATTTATAAAGGTTAAAAATGAATTAAAGGACAGTTTTATTATCCAATTGCCCATGGAATTGGCTGTTACCGAGCTTTGTATGGCCAAAGAAGCGGTTCCTGCCAAAATTATCTCGCCCGCGCCCAAAAATTTTCCCAAGGCAAATCCCGGTCCGGCTTCTCATAACCAGGGAGTCTCTTCGGCCGGAATGAATCTGGAGGAAATAAAAAATCGCTGGCACGAAGTTTTGGCCAGAGTAAGCAAATACAACCATTCTTTATCTTTTATCCTGCGCGTTTGCCAGCCAAAAGGCATAACCGGCAGCCAACTTTGCCTGGCCTTTAAATATAAATTTCACAAAGACCGGATCAGCAATCCGCAGATCAAGGGATTGGTGGAAAATATCCTAACCGAAGTTTATGGCTTATCTCTTTCAATTGAGGCCATAATTGACGAGGCCTTGGAAATAAATTCCGGGGGAGGAGGCGGGACGAATGGCGAGCAGGGAATTGAAGCGGAGAATGGCGAATTAAAGGCGAAAAACAATGAAGGAGAGGATAGGCCGGCCAACGGCAACATGCTGAATGATTTATTAGAAAACTTTGGCGGAAAAATTGTGAAATAA